Genomic window (Streptomyces sp. NBC_01431):
GGGGAGATGTAGTCGACCAGCGGCTCGTCGATGAGCCGTTCCTGGGTCGCCTCGAACTGCCGCTTGACGTCCTGCTGGTAGGAGCAGAACGCCAGGCCCATGTCGAGGTTGCCGACGCTGTCGATGCCCCGGTCGTAGTTGTAACCACGGCGCAGGATGCGGGAGTTGTCGGTCTGGGCGGTGCGGGGGTTGGCGAGGCGGATGTGCGCGTCCAGGGGGATCGCGTTGCCGTGCGGGTCCTTGGCGTAGTTGGGGCTGTCGGTCTCACTCGCGCCGTCCAGCGGGGCGCCGGTGTCCTTGCGGCGGCCGAACATCTTCTCCTGCTCGGTGAGCGAGACCCGGTCCCAGAACTCGACCAGCATGCGGATGATCCGGATGACCTGGTAGCTGCCGCCGACCGCCCAGGACGGCTCGCCGAGCGCGTCGCCGACCCAGATCAGCCGGTCGGTCTCGCGCGCGGACTTCACGTCGGGATTGACGATGCCGTCCTTGAAGCCGAGCAGGTTGCGCTGGGCGCCGGTGGGGCGGGGCGCGTTCTGGAAGCCGTCGATACGCCACTTGATCTGCATGGCGCCGCGGGTGTGCCGGGCGATGTCGCGCAGCGCGTGCAGCACGACGTCCTGGCGGGCGCCGCAGATCTGCAGCGAGAGGTCGCCGTGGCATTCGGCGGCCAGCAGGTTGTCGTTGGGGAAGGTCCGCATGGGCGTGAGGTGCAGCGGCTTGGCCTTGGCGAGCCCGTACCGGTCGTCGAAGAGCGAGGCGCCGACGCCGACCGTGACGGTCAGCGCGTCGGCGGGGACCTCCGGGCCGAGGATGCCGTTGTCGGACGGCGGCGCGCCGACGCCGAGGTCGGCGGGGGCGCCGCCGGTGGTCAGGAAGCGGGCCCGTTCGGTGATGGTCCGCAGCAGGTCGGCGAGGTCCGCCCGGCTGTCGGCGATGACGTCGAGGGAGACGAAGGCGGCGGCCGCGGGCTGCGGGGTGAGGATGCCGGCCTGGTGGGCGCCGTGGAAGGGGACCTTCCCCGCATCGTCGGTGCCCGCCGCGTGCGCCTCGGTGGGACGGGCCTGGCTCAGCGCGAAGCCCCCGCCGGCCAGGACCGCGCCGGCCGCACCCGCGCCCAGGGCCGTCTTGACGAACGAGCGCCGTCCGGCGGGGCAGCCGCCTTGCGGGGCAGGGGTTTCGGCGGGCATGTCGGGGTTCCCTTCGGGGCGTGCGGCAGATCGTGCGTCGTGCATCAGGCGGACTTCCGGATCTCCAGGAGGTCCGGCACCGGGGCCAGGTCTTCGAGCAGCTGTCCGGTCGCGCCGTTCAGCCGGGTGCGCGCGGCCGCGTCCAGCCGGTCGACGGGGGTCCAGCTCTGGTCGTGGTGCGCGGCGTCGAGCAGTTTCTGCACCCGGGCGATGTCGGCGTCGATGCGGGGCAGCAGCTGTGCGTCGCGGGAGACGAGCAACGGCCTGAGCACGCCGAGCAGTTCACGGGTTCCGGCGAGATTGGCGTCGGCGGTGGCGAGGCTGGTCCCGCTGCCCTGGTCGGCGTCGCCGGTGAGCTCGAACTGGAGGGTGTTCTCCAGGATCTCGTGGGTGCGCAGCGGCAGGTCGCCCGGGGCGAAGTCCTGGGTGGGGAACGCCTTTTGGAGACCGGCGCTGTCCTCGGCGAGGTGGGCTGCGGGCGCGGCCAGATCGCTCGCCGACTGGCCGTGCCACAGGCCGTACTCGACGCGGTGGAACCCGGTGAAGTCCTTGTCGTTCACACCGTCGGGCAGTCCGGCGGTGCGCCCGTTGATCTTCTTGTCGAAGTCCTGGAAGGTGCCGTAGGCGGCACCGAGCGAGGCGTAGGTGCGGTGCGCGGTGAGCCAGTCGGTGCGCGCCGCGTCGAGGTTGCCGCCGGCTATGTCGTCGCTGAGCTGCCTGGTCTGCGCGACGAGGGTGGTCAGGCCCTGGCCGAGGTACTGCTTGTACGCGGTGAGGGGCGCGGCCAGGTCGGCTTCGGAGACGGGCACGACCGCCTTGGCACCGCCTGCGCCGCTGACGCGTACGGGCACGGAGGTGACCGCCTTGCCGCCGGTGGGCACACAGCGCCAGGCGTAGGAGCCGCCCGCGACGGTGGCGACCAGGTCCCGGGTGGTGCCGGGGGCCAGGCCCTCGATCTCGCCGTAGACCGCGTTGCTCGCCGGGTCGATGAGGTAGACCTCGGAGGCCTTGTCTCCGGTGTTGTGCATCTGGAAGGTCTGGCGGCCTGGCTTGGGCGCGGCGAAGCCCTTGCCGCACTCCTTCTCGGAAACGGCGATGGTCTGGGCGTCGGCGGGCTTGGACTTGCCGAAGGCCACGACGCCCGCGGCGACGGCGGCGGGAACGGTGACCACCGCGACGGGCACCACCCAGGCGGGCCGCTTGCGCGTCCGCACGGGCGGCTCGGCGGAGGCCTCCTGCGCGGCGTCCTTCGCGGGGCCGGACTGCGCGGCGTCCTTCGCGGGAGCCTCCTGCGAGGCCTCCTTCACTGCGGCCTCCTGCGCGGCGGGCTTCGCCTCGCGGGCCGGCTTGGCCGCCGAGGACCGCACGCCCCGTACGAACAGCGTCATGACCACGGCGAGGTAGCCGACGTACGCGATGACCTGGAGCCAGGTCATCGTCGGCGTCAGGTTGAACACGCCCTGCACGAGGGTGCTGTACCAGGCGCCGGGGTCGATGCTCTGGCTCAGGTCGACGGCGTACGCGGACTTGCCGGGCAGCACCCCGCCTTCCTGGAGGTCGCGCAGCCCGTAGCCGAGGACTCCGGCCGCGATGACGATGAGGACGGCGCCGGTGGCGGTGAAGAACTTCGTCAGGTTGATCTTCAATACGCGGCGGTAGAGGCCCCAGCACAGCCCGGAGGCGATGACGATGCCGATTCCGGCGCCGATCATCGGGCCCGCGGATTCACCGGCCGCCCGCGCGGTGGTCCACAGGAACAGCGCGGTCTCCAGCCCCTCGCGGCCCACCGCGAGGAACGAGGTGACGATCAGCATGCCGGCACCCATGGCCAGCGCCCCGGTGACCTTCTCCTTGATCTCGCCGGAGAGGTTGCGCGCCGAGCGGCGCATCCAGAAGACCATCGCCGTGACGAACGCCACGGCCACCACGCTGAGCGTGCCGCCGAACGCCTCCTGGGCGGTCCCGGACATGCTGGCGGCCGTGAAGGTGAGCACCGCCCCGAAGCTCATGGCGAGCGCGACCGCCGCCAGCACACCGGTCCACACCTGCGGCAGCCGGGATCTGGCATCCGCACGCACGAGTGTGGCGACCAGGATCGAGACGATCAGCCCTGCCTCAAGACCCTCCCTCAAACCGATCAAGAAGCTCGGAAACGCGTCGTCCCACATGCGGTTCTCCCCAGCCCTGCCAAGGCGTGCCTCGCCTCAGTTAGCGAAGGCATACCTTAATCAATGCGGACTGGAGGCGTCTACGCGGGTGTAGTCACGCTGGAAGTCCGGTGCGGTACCGCGTCGCGAAGGGGCGCGCGAACTCCCCGACCCGCCCCGGGACCGACGAATTACCACCCCCCCTGGGAGGCGCCCTACGCCGGAGCGGCCCCTCCCCCGCCGCCCACAGCCCAATCGTCTACAGTCACGTAGACATTCACCGGTGGCGATCACCACCGCATGGGACATATCAGCCCAACCATGCCCGGAGCAGGGGCAGTTGAGGCTCGGGGCGCAGTGCGCCGGGAGGGCGGGAACGAGCATGGGTCAGCCGATCAGCGAGGCCATGACCAGGCCGGTACCGGAGGGGCGCCGTCGGGGGGCCGGACAGCCGACCGGTTCCGCCTTGAGCAAGGTGCCCCAGGTCACCGCCCTGTTCTGGATCGTCAAGGTACTGACAACCGGTATGGGCGAGACCGCCTCGGACTACCTGGGCCGCACGCTCGGCCCGATACCCGCCGGAAGCCTCGGGCTCGCGGGCCTGACCATCGCCCTGGTGCTGCAACTGCGCAGCGACCGCTACCGGCCGTGGACGTACTGGTCGGCGATCGTCATGGTCAGCGTGTTCGGCACCATGGCCGCCGATGTCGTCCACGTCGTGGCGGGCGTGCCGTACGCGGTCTCCACGGTGGCCTTCTCGGTGGCGCTGGCCGCCGTTCTCATCACCTGGTACGTCAGCGAGGGAACGCTGTCGATCCACAGCATCCGCACCCGCCGCCGCGAGACGTTCTACTGGGCCACCGTCCTCGCCACCTTCGCCCTGGGCACCGCGGTCGGTGACCTCACCGCGGGCACCCTGGACCTGGGGTACCTCACGTCCGGCTTCCTCTTCGCCGCCCTCATCGCGGTGCCCGCCGTGTCGGGCCGCTTCCTGGGCCTGAACGCGGTGGCCGCCTTCTGGTGGGCGTACGTCCTGACCCGGCCACTGGGGGCCTCGTTCGCCGACTGGATGGGCGTGCCGACCAGCCGGGCGGGGCTCGGCTGGGGCACCGGACCCGTCACGCTGGCGCTCATCGTGCCCATCGCCGCACTCGTCGGCTACCTGGCGGTCAGCCACAAGGACACGCCGCCCCAGGAGCCGGTCAGCGCGTAGCGGGGAGCGGCCCACCGGCCGCCGCACCCGTGCGACGGGAACCATGCGGCGGCTCACCCGGGCCACTGGTGGAATGTTCAACCACATCACTGTGTTGAGCGGGGTGCACGGCCCCCTGAGCGGGCCCCCGGACAGAGAGTGCCCATGAGCGCCGTACACAGTGAAGTGACCGACAGCTACTACGAGTTCGGGACGCCAGCCGAACGCTGGGCGCGCGCCCGGCAGTTCTTCGAGGCGAAGGAGTACGTCACGGCCGCGGACATCCTGACCGGCCTGGTCGCCGAGGCGCCCGAGCAGGTGGCCCCGCGCCTGCTGCTGGCGCGCGCCTACTACCACTCGGCCCGGCTGAAAAAGGCCGAGACGCAGTTGCGCGCCGTGCTCGACCGCGACCCGGTGGAGGAGTATGCCGCGCTCATGCTGGGCCGCACCCTGGAACGCCAGGGACGACCCGCGGAAGCGGCACCGTACTTGCGGGTGGCGGCCGCCTTCGCGGGCGATTTCCGCGACTGATCCCAATATCACGGGCGCCCCGCTCTGGCGAGAGGCGCCCGTCGGGCAGCACATTCCAGCCAACTCGACTGCGCCCGGTGACAGTTACGTCACGTTGTGCCACATTGCTGCACATGAACTCAGCCGTTTTCTGCACCGTGGTGCCGCCCCACATCCTCGACAGGCTGGCTCAGCACGAGGACCCCACCGTTTACGAGCCGGCGCGCCGCACCCTGGAGCACGACGCCCTGCTGCGCACCCAGCGCCGGATCACCACCGTCCGCGGTGTCGCCGCCCCCACCGGCACCCCGTCCGACAAGCCCGCCCGCACGATCTACGACGCGGGCCACCAGGAGACGCTGCCCGGCACCAAGGTGCACGCGGAGAGCGACCCGCCCGGCCGCGACGCCACCGTCAACCGCGCGCACGCCGGCCTGGGTGCCACGTTCGAGTTGTATCTGAAGGCCTACGGCCGGCACTCCATCGACGACTCGGGGCTGCCGCTGATCGCCACCGTCCACTACGGCGAGAAGTACGACAACGCGTTCTGGAACGGCGACCAGATGGTGTTCGGCGACGGCGACGGGGATCTCTTCCTCGACTTCACGCTCCCGATCGACGTCATCGGCCACGAGCTGACCCACGGCGTCACCCAGCACACCGCGAACCTGGACTACTTCGGCCAGTCCGGCGCGCTCAACGAGTCCGTGTCGGATGTGTTCGGCTCGCTCATCAAGCAGTACGCGCTGAGCCAGAGCGCCGACCAGGCCGACTGGCTCATCGGCGCCGGGCTGCTCGGCCCGCGCATCCACGGCGAGGCACTCCGCTCGATGAAGGCCCCCGGCACGGCGTACGACGACCCGCAGCTCGGCAAGGACCCGCAGCCCGCGACGATGGACGACTACGTCCGCACCAGCCGCGACAACGGAGGGGTACACATCAACTCGGGCATCCCCAACCACGCCTTCTACCTGGTGGCTTCGGCGCTCGGCGGCAACGCCTGGGAGCGGGCCGGGAAGATCTGGTACGCCGCGCTCACCGGCGGCGGGCTCGGCACGGGCGCCCAGTTCGCCGACTTCGCGCGGCTGACCGCGGCGACCACGCGTAGCCTCTTCGGCGACGGCGACGAGATCCAGGCGGTGCTCAAGGCCTGGTCCCAGGTCGGCGTGCCGGCAACGTAGCGGCGGTCCGCCGGTCGCACGGCACGGCCGCGCGCTCCTGGCCCCGCACGTCCTCGGTGTCGGGGTCGTGCTGGGGCGCGCGGTCGATCAGCCGCCCGGCGGGGCGCAGCAGCAGGTGTACGGCGAGGACGGCGACGGCGCCGAGCAGCGCGAGGTCGAGCCGGCCCGAGGCGGCGAGCACACCGAGCGCGGCCGAACACCACAGCGTGGCCGCGGTGTTGAGGCCGCGCACCGAGGCGCCGTCACGCAGGATGACGCCGCCGCCGAGGAAGCCGATGCCGGAGACGACGTAACTGGCGACCCGGGTGGGGCTGGTTTCGTCGCCGACCGCCTCGCTGTACAGGACGAACAGGGTGGCGCCCGCGGCGACGAGGGCGTTGGTGCGCAGGCCGGCGGTGCGGGCCCGCCACTGCCGCTCGACGCCTATCAGGGCGCCGCAGCCGACGCCCACGGTGAGGCGCAGGGCGAAGTCGAAGGTGGTGAGGGTGGACACGGGAACTCCTCTCACCCGGCCGGGACGGCCGGACGCGCCGACCCGGCGGCGCGCCGAGGGCGCTACCGCGAGCCGGAGGGGTGCGGGGACGGGGCGGCGCAGGACCGGTACCGGTCCTGGCTACTGTGACTTCGCTCCATGTCTCCACCCCCTTCCCGGGCTCCCGATCGTCCGGCGCCCAACGCTCCGCCGAAGTGGCGCTCGCCGGCCCCGGCGGCCGTGGCCGGTGGCGCGGCTCCCCGCACCCCCTCAGGGCGCCGACAGCGCACCCGCCTTCCACGAGCCGTCCAGGAAAAAACCGTACTTCCTATTTGCGCATCCACGCAAATAGGGAGCAGGCCCTCACTTCACATACACGGCGACGAAGTCCCGGGTCGCCTGGTTGTAGTAGCGCTCGGGCGGGTTCTGGAAGTCGAGGATGTTGGTGGGTCGCGGATCGGCCGGGTCCTTCGAGGGGTCGTAGGTCATGAAGGAGGGCCAGGCCCGGTTCATGTCCAGCGGCATGGCGCGCACCGCACCGGCCTGCTGCATGAGTTCGGCGAGAGTGCGCGCGGTGAGCGCCTGGCCGACGACCATGATGACGTCGCCCTGGGCGGTCACCCCGACCCCGGAGCGCTCGACGAACATCCGGCTCTGGTCGGTGGCGCCCCACTTGGAGTCGACGCCGATGTCGGGCACGACCCGGCCGTTGTCGACCATGAGGTCCAGGCACTGGCGCACACCGACCACGTCGGGGGTCATGCTCACATCGCGGCCCCACTGGCCGATCCTGATCGAGCCGTCCCGGTAGAAGACCTCCGAGGCCGCGCCGTCGCGCAGACCGCCCACCGTCTCGCCGTTGAGGTAGAAGCCGCCGCGCGAACCGCCGTCGGTGACCTTGAAGCCGCCGTTCCAGGTGGCCAGGAGGCCGGTGCGCCTTCCCTTGGGGATGGTGGGCGGTACGGAGAAGGTGCCGCCGGGTTCACGCACTCCCGGATGCAGTTCGAAGCGCGCCTTCGTGCCGCTGACCCAGGCGATGGCCGCCTGGTAGGAGGTGTGGTCGGCGTCGGGGCGTACGTAGGTGCCCTGGACCACGGCTTCGCCGCCGGCGGTGGCCAGCACCCGCCACACCCCCTCGCCCGGCAGCGCGGGGCTGACCAGTGGCCGCACCGGGGCGCGCAGGGGGATCTGCGCATGGCGGACCGGCATGGGCGCGGCGGTCGCCCTCATGCGGGCGAGCGCCTCGCTCGGCAGCGTGCCTCCCACCTGCGGCGGGTCGAGTTCGTACTGGAGGTTCTCCAGCTTGTCGACGACGACGCCCAGCTTGTGCTCGCGGGCCCAGCCGGCCAACCGTGCCTGGGTGCTGTCGTCGCCGGGGTAGGTCAGCGCCTCCCCCACCGAGTAGCCGACCGCTCCGACACACACCAGGCACACCGCGAGCGCGCCGTGGGTGGCCAGTTTGCGGCGCCGGAGTTGGCTCGGCGTCAGCGCGCTGCGGGGTTTCCACGGCACCAGACGTCGCCGCGCGGCCTTCGCCCGGCCGACGTCGCCGCGGGCCGCCCCTTCCGCTCCACTCCCCTCGTCCTCCCCACCACCGCTCCCCGGCCGTCCCGCGCGGTCCGCCATGTCGCCCTCTCTCCCGGCCGTCTCGTGACCTTCACGGCCCCATCCGCACGAGGTCGCTCTCCTCCGCGGCCCTTCGACGGCCGCGGATGGCCTGACACGCCGTTTCACAACGTAATCCGACTTTTCGTATATCTCGACCGCTGTCGGGCGACCGGATGACACCGGCTCACGTCGGGGCCGCGTGAAGGGCGCCGGAGCCGGTCGACCTGGGTCAGCTCGTCGGGGACCAGCTGTGCGGGGGACGCCCAGGGCGCGGGCGTGCGACCCATAAGGCGCCCAACTGGCATCAATCGGTGGGGAGTTCAAGCTCCGGGCGGTCCCACATCACAGCGGGCGGGTTGGCGGCGACCGTGCCCACGCGCTCGGCTCCGACACTGAGGTAGAAGCCCTCGGCGGGCGGATGCGAGACGATCCGCACGCGACCGAGCCCGGCGGCACGAGCCCGGCCCTTCAGGTCCGCCATCAGAAGGCGGCCCACACCGAGGCCCTGGGCGTCGTCCGCCACGAACATCAGGTCCAGCTCCGGGGGCGCCAGGACCAGCGCGTAGAAGCCGAGCACCCGGCCGTCCGGGCCGACCGCGACGAAGACCTCATGGGTCTCGATGTAGTCCGGACCGACCCGGTACCCCGCGACCATCGGCGCGTACGGGCCCTCATAGGTGCGGGAGCCGCGGACGAGCCGCGTCAGCCGCTTGGCATCGCGCGCGACCGCCCGCCGCACGGTCACCCCGCCGGGCGCCTTGCCCTTCGAACCCGTAACCCGTGAAGACATGGGGAGAGTATTACCCATGGACGGGTGGACCTTGCCGTGGGCTCAGCCGGCTCCCGCCGGGGCCGCCGACAGGACGTCGCCCGCCGTGGTCCGGTAGTAGAGGACCGAGCGTCCCGACCTGCGGCGTGCGACCAGTCCGGCGTCGAGCAGGACCTTCAGGTGGCGGCCCACCGAGCCCAGCCCCTGCCCGGTCAGCGCCACCAGGTGACTCGTGCTCTTCGGGGTGTCGAGCAGGACGAGCACGCCCGCGCGGGCCGGACCGATCAGCCGCCCCAGGGCTTCGGGCACCGCCGCCCGGCCCGCTTCGGCGAGCGCGCCCGTGCACGAGTACACCGCGGCGTAGTGACCGTGGTCGTCCCAGCTGACCCAGCACTGGCTCGGCGTGACCGGGAGGAAGAGCAGGCGCGCCCCGGAAAGGTCCCGGGGCGGGTAGTCGTGCACGTTGATCTGGATGCGGCTCTCGCCCAGCCAGCGCATCCCGGGCCGCATGTCGTCGAGTACCGCCGCCCAGCCGCCCCGGCTCAACTGGCCGGTGCGCGCGATGATGTCGGCCTCGATGACCCGGCGCCGACGCGGCCAGTCGGGGAGCACCGCCCGCTGCCACAGCCAGTCCAGGAGGTCCGCCGTACGGTCGGAAAGATCGTCGCGCAGCAGCGCGGCGGGGAGCGGTCCGCCGATCGTCTCGACCAGATCCGCGTGGACGGTCGCGGCCGAAGTGGCGCGGATCTCGGCGAGTTCCTCGTGGAAGTCGGGTTGGCCGTCGCCGGTCGGCGTGGGCACCAGGAAGTCCGCGGTCCAGCGGGGGCTGCGTACGGCGCGTACGAGCTGCGCGGTGACGGGGTCTGCCGCCAGTTTCGCCCGGAACGCGGGCAGATGGGCATCGAGCCAGGCCCGTTCCCCGGGGTGGCGGGCGGAACGAGCCGTCAGGGCAAACAGGCTCGCGGTGGTCTCGGCCAGCGGCGAGACCAGGAAACGGCTGCCCGCGAGCGTGTCCGCGCTGACCTGCCACCACCCCATGGTTTCGCCTCCCCGCGAAACAGTAACGCCGACACGGCGCCGCCATCGAGACTCCCCGCCATGCCCACGTACCGGGAGCTCCTGCGCACGCCGGAGTTCACACCCTTCTTCCTCGTCAGCTCCGTCCAGGTCGCCGCGGCGACGGTGAGCGGACTCGCGCTCGCCACCCTCGTCTACGCGGCGACCGGATCACCCCTGCTTTCCGCACTCAGCATGTTCGGGGCCTCCTTCAGCCAGGTGATCGGAGCGAGCCTGCTGATGTCGGCGGCCGACCGCCTGCCGCCGCGCACCGCGACGGCCTCGATCGCGGCCGCCTTCGCGGTCGGAACCGCCCTGCTCGCGCTGCCCGGTATGCCCGTGGGGGCGGTCTTCGCCGTCCTGCTCTGCCAGGGTCTGGCCGCCTCGGTCGGCGGCGGGGTGCGATACGGCCTGCTCAACGAGATCCTCCCCAAGGACCGCTATGTCCTTGGCCGTTCGGTGCTCAACATGAGCGCGGGCGCGACGCAGATCTGCGGGTTCGCGGTCGGCGGCGTGCTGGTGTCCGCGCTGTCGCCGCGTGGCACCCTGCTCGCGGGCGCCGCGCTGTACGCGGTCGCCGCGACCGTGGCCCGACTGCGGCTCAGCCGCCGCCCGCCGCGCGCCGCGGGCCGCCCTTCGGTCACCGAGACCTGGCGCGTCAACTCCCTTCTGTGGTCGTCCGGTTCACGCCGCCGCCTCTACCTCGGCCTGTGGGTGCCGAACGGCCTGATCGTCGGCTGCGAGTCCCTCTTCGTGCCGTACGCACCCGCGCACGCGGGCCTGCTCTTCGCCGCCGCGGCCGTCGGCATGCTGGCCGGGGACACGGTCACCGGGCGCTGGTTGCCCGCGCGCTGGCGCCGGCGGCTGCCCGTCCCGCTCCTTCTGCTGCTCGCCCTGCCCTATGTGCCGCTCGCCCTGCACCCGGCCCTGCCGCTCACCGTCGCGTCCATCGCGCTCGCCTCCGTCGGATACGCGGCGAGCCTCCTCCAGCAGGAGCAGCTCATGGCCCGCACCCCGGACGCCATGACCGGACAGGCCCTCGGCCTGCACTCCTGCGGCATGCTCACCTTCCAGGGCGTCGGAGCCGCCGTCGCGGGCACCCTCGCCCAGCACACCTCCCCCGGCACGGCGATCGCCCTGACGGCTGCGGCGTCCGTCTCGGTCACCGTCCTTCTGGCACTCGGCGCGGGTTCAGGCCGAATTCGCGGGCCCCGTAGGCCCGTTGAGGGCGCACGCCCCGCACCACAGCAGGTGTCCGGGACGTGAGGGGAACGTGGCCGATACCGCGTGGTGTCGGCACGACAGAAGGGCCACGGGGTAGATAAGGGTCATGACCGACCATGTGCTGTCGCCCGCCCTGTACGTCTTAATGATCGTTGTGGTCATGAAGATCGTGGACGGGCTGCCACAGCTGCCGTTCGGCCCGCGCAACCCGCCCAGAGCGGCGATCGGGCTGTGGCTGCTCGTGGCGATCCCCTCGCTGCTCCAGTTCGCCTTCCCCCAGCTGTACGACGCCCTGCACCGCGACTCCGACCTGATCATCGACCAGCACCAGTGGTGGCGGGCGTTCACCTCGTTCATGGTGCAGGACGGCGGGGTCGGCGGAACCGCGTTCAACCTGTTCGTCCTGGCCGTCATCGCCATCGCCGCGGAGCGGGTGTGGGGCACCCGGATGCTGCTGGTCATGGTTCCGGCACTGCTGCTCGTGTTCAGCGTCGACACCTTCCTGGTCCACGGCCCTCCCGGCGGCGGGAACTCGGGCCTGACCTTCCGGCTCGCCACCAGCATCGCCGGACTCGCTCTCCTCACCCGCCCGAGCAGGCGTCACTACCTGCTCGCCGGCGCGATCGTCGTGGACGGGGCGGTCCTGCTGCTGCTCGGCGACGGCCACGGCGAGCCCATGATCACCGGCATCGTCGCGGGCCTGGTCGCGGGCGTCATCCAACGCCGCCGACCGCGCCTGTGGCATCCGGTCGCGGCCGATCCGCGAGCGCGACAGGTCGCGCCCGGAGCGCCCGGCCCCTCCGAGCCCAACGACGCGCCCGCTCGACCGGAGCGCGACTTGGACGACCGATGACGCCAACGCGCCCACGCCTTCGGCAAGTTGACTGAGAGCGCACTTCAACTCGTAGCTTCGTCACATGTCCACACCTGAACACAACACCCCTCAGCACAAGACCGGATCGGGCTTCGGGGCCCGCAGCACCGCGGCGGACGTCCTGACCGGGATCGACCTCACCGGACAGCTCGCCGTCGTCACCGGCGGCTACTCGGGCCTCGGTCTGGAGACCACCCGCGCGCTCGCCGGAGCGGGCGCGCGCGTCGTGGTTCCGGCCCGGCGGCTGGACGTGGCCGCCGCGGCCGTGTCGGACATCCCCGGCGCCGAGGTCGACGAACTCGACCTCGGCGACCTCGACAGCGTGCGCGCCTTCGCCGACCGCTTCCTCGCCTCCGGCCGGGGCATCGACCTCATGATCAACAGTGCCGGTGTGATGGCCTGCCCCGAGACCCGGGTGGGTCCGGGCTGGGAGGCCCA
Coding sequences:
- a CDS encoding MFS transporter, encoding MPTYRELLRTPEFTPFFLVSSVQVAAATVSGLALATLVYAATGSPLLSALSMFGASFSQVIGASLLMSAADRLPPRTATASIAAAFAVGTALLALPGMPVGAVFAVLLCQGLAASVGGGVRYGLLNEILPKDRYVLGRSVLNMSAGATQICGFAVGGVLVSALSPRGTLLAGAALYAVAATVARLRLSRRPPRAAGRPSVTETWRVNSLLWSSGSRRRLYLGLWVPNGLIVGCESLFVPYAPAHAGLLFAAAAVGMLAGDTVTGRWLPARWRRRLPVPLLLLLALPYVPLALHPALPLTVASIALASVGYAASLLQQEQLMARTPDAMTGQALGLHSCGMLTFQGVGAAVAGTLAQHTSPGTAIALTAAASVSVTVLLALGAGSGRIRGPRRPVEGARPAPQQVSGT
- a CDS encoding rhomboid family intramembrane serine protease, which translates into the protein MTDHVLSPALYVLMIVVVMKIVDGLPQLPFGPRNPPRAAIGLWLLVAIPSLLQFAFPQLYDALHRDSDLIIDQHQWWRAFTSFMVQDGGVGGTAFNLFVLAVIAIAAERVWGTRMLLVMVPALLLVFSVDTFLVHGPPGGGNSGLTFRLATSIAGLALLTRPSRRHYLLAGAIVVDGAVLLLLGDGHGEPMITGIVAGLVAGVIQRRRPRLWHPVAADPRARQVAPGAPGPSEPNDAPARPERDLDDR